The Sceloporus undulatus isolate JIND9_A2432 ecotype Alabama chromosome 7, SceUnd_v1.1, whole genome shotgun sequence genome segment aaaaacatttaactggagATGCTTCTCAATGCAAAACAATGGTTCTGCACCAAAACAATATGTTTTGTATCCCTGGCTGTGAAAATAAAAGGTTGGGTTGGGTTCCTTCTGTGGAGGTAGCATCCTGTAGTCTATAGCATTGTCTAATCCCAATCTTGGAAGACCACTCTACCTAAAGGTATTAGGTGCCAATCTGGGGACATCACTCCTGATCTAACTGCAGTCTGTTGTGGCTGAGGTTTCACTGTTATGCATGTTTTAGCATTGATTGTAACTCAGAGATGTACAGTTTTTCTGCAGTGGGAGAATAACTTTCTTGGTGCCATCTGACTGAGCAATGTTGGTTATGATGAGTGACAAGTAGAGAAACTTTCCCCATCCGTCAGCTTCCAGTGATTGCTAACCCAAATCAGACATGGAAAGGAGCTTTCaagttgtgaagttgaaggctttcatggccggcatccatcgttttttgtgtttttttcgggctatgtgaccatgttctagaagagtttcttcctgacattttgccagcatctgtggctggcatcttcagagctttCAAGTTCCTCATCCCTATCAGCATATGCTCAGGTCAGAACTTGGAACCATGACTTCTTGGACTAacgctcccagaatccccaagtccCCAAATAACCTTTTTAAATCTCTGGAAAGATCCCAGAAAGtcatttttctaagctctggtgtgcatatgcacacatgtgCTTTCTCCAGCCATCCCCCACTCCCATAACTGCAGGAAAGTGCTGATGCAGAACAAGCAAAGTTCAAGAGAAGTGGAGAAAAACCACAAGCTGGATACTTCCTAAAACTCAGGCAACTTGAGTGTCTGTGTAACATCACTTCCCTTGACCTATGACAGGATTCCACCCCCCCAATCCGCCCCCCACATGTTACATCATTGCTTGCTTTCTGCCTTTCAATGGCAAGGCATGTTCAAAAAGGACAACCTTCTGCTGGCACAACTGGAAAACTCTGCTCTCCTACAGAAACTTGTACTTGATATTAAGTGGAACCAGTTTCTCCACCAACCACCCCAGCCCTTCACACCGAGTTGTTGCGAAGAAACAAACTAAACACCAGTAGCATAACATACTGGTGTTAAGTGTCACAACTGGTGGCTTGTCCGTTTCAGGTTGTGCCATCtgtgaatctgttccaggtttaGTCTGTGAGGTAGCTAGGTAAGGTGCTGGACTGAAATGGACTGCTCCATTAAGGTTCACACTTATCCCAGAGTGGACTCTTGGTCCCAATAACATGGAAACCATCCATGTAGTGTCACAAGGCGATGCCTTTGGAGCTCCTCCGAGTTCTAGCTGCTGTGCAAGCACTGTGTACATAACAGTTAATGCTCCGCTAGAGATGAAaccctagatcagtggttcccaacctgtgggtcgggacccctttgggggtcgaatgaccctttcatgggggtcgtttaagaccattggaaaacacctatttaattacagttatgaagtagcaatgaaaacaatttcatgggtttgggtcaccacaacatgaggaactgtattaaagggtcgcggcattaggaaggttgggaaccactgccctagataTTCTCAAGTTACCATGCTGCTTGAGACGTATGACAAGAGCATTCTCCCACAACCACCACCCCAAACAGGAACTGACTGGACTACTGGCAACTGAATGATAAGATGATAGGATGGCACACCTGAGAAGTGGCAGCTTTTTAACCTTGAGAGTAGCCATACCCAATATGGTGCCTTTCAGAGGTTTTGGATTACAAGCCTCTTTAGCTTGTGTCCATCGGTAATGGAAATTGTAGTACAACAACTGGCTGGAATAGCATTGGAACAACAGAGGGCAAATTTGCGCCATCTCCCATCCATTTGATATCTGAAGAGTGTTTAATTATGCTTCATCATCTACTCTTTTTCTGGCTGAGTATACACAACTCATTAAGCCCAGCTTTTCTCATCCTTATATCGGCATCTACATGTGTCCAAACCCCCTCTTTTCTAAGAAGTGATGCCCTATGTGGCTTTTGTGCACCTTAGATCGGAGTGGATGAGGGCCGATTCAGATCCACTGGCACATTGCTGGATGCTTTGCACTAAAATGCCGGTGTGATGCTTTGTCTCCTTGTTAACTCAATAATCAGAAAGAGATTATTGCAGCAGCTCAGAACAGAAAGCCATTTTTGCCAGTACTGGCTCAAACATGCAGTTAGATTCATATAGCTCTCTTCATGCCCACACCCCCTCAGTCTTTTGCATTCCTTCCCAGCGGCTGCATGGCCTTGAAAGCTAGTGGTAACAGTTAGTGTCTTTGTCTTTCTCAAGTGCCACTctatctattctgctttggtcagaccccacctggaatattgtgtccagttctgggcgccacagttcaaaaaggatgtgaagaaactggagcatttgcaaaggagggcgactaaaatggtgaagggtctggaaaccatgctctatgaggaaccacttagagagctggggatgtttagtctggagaagagaaggttaagaggtgatatgagagccctgtttaaatacttgaagggatgtcatattgaagagggagcaagctggttttctgctgctccattgGAGAATTTTGTAGGTCAAAAagcattttttcaaatatttgcacAAAAAATTCTCAGAGCATATTGCAAAACCTTTAGTCCTCTCCTGCAGTTATATCTCTGGAAGTGGCATTGAAAGTTAGTCTTTTCCCAAGTGTGGGGGCTTCATTTATCCATCCCGATAAATATCTTTTGATAGACCTCTCTCTGATCTCCATGGATTTATCTAGTCGTTATGGCTAGTTGTGATTTGTGCTCTGCAAATTGCTAGCTTGCTTGTTGGAATCGCTTCGCGGCATCTGATTTGGCTGGAATCTGCATTATGATCCAAATGGTTGTCTTCATCAGTAAAAACAAGCCCAACAGCTTCTGTTTCAGGGGCCTTCTGGAAAACTTGAGTGCATGATCTGGCAAGGCCCAACTGTGGGATTCAACTTGTAAAGCTCAGCTCCAAAAAACTCAAAGCCAGCTGGCCCTGGGCATGATTTGCAGAGGGAGAAACTGCTTTGTCCCTCTTTTGCGTTGGGAGGAATTTAACAGCTTCACTGGCAACAAGAATCCCACAATAGTAAACCTAAAAAGGCCTGGTGTGCCATGAAATCCAAGACTTTAATGAATCAGGCTTCTTTGTTTCTGCCAAACAGAGCCGGTATAGACAGCTTCCAACCAAGAAGTTTGGATTTGAGGAGTTTGGCCTGAAATAAAACGGAAAGGCTGTGATGAAAATGGCCTTGCTGCATCTTGCAAACAGTTTGTCTCCTCCAGCTCAAAATGTGGTGTTCAGTTTATACTACAGTATGTTTACTCAGACATGAGTGCTACTAGGATCAGTGCGTCTTACCCTCAAGTGTGTGTTGTCAACTTTATCCCATTAAacagatttaaatatatataaatgggGCTCAACAGTCCGCCCTGAAAggtgatgctatgaatgagagacctccaagagctgcaggcatcaactgccttgctcaggtcctACATAGCCAGGCTTTTTGGGAAGATCAAGTGGCAtgccctcccctccccaacaTCTTAAATGAAACCTGAAAACAAGAGAAAACTTAAAGATCATATCATAGAAAAGCTACCTGACCCATATAATCTGGAAAACAATTAATGGAGCAAGACAAGATTCTGTAGCAGAGAACAAACCAAACTAAATTTTCAATAGCACTGGGAGGGAACAAGAGACGTTACAAGAACACCCCTGTTTTCACACGTAAAATGTCACAACTCatattgtttttccttcttccctttctccttatcAAACAGAATTTTCCTTTGTAGTTACACAATGAGATTTAACTATAGTCCTGAAAAGATGAGACTTTTTGTATGGCCACTTTAGACTAACCATCCGTTTCACAAGCGTGGCCATTTTCTCTCCCTATCCTCTCACACACAGGCATTCCAAGTATGGCAATCTGAGCTGGTTGCAATGTCAGCACTGAAgttattttctctgttttctctctctatctcatcACAGAAGGACTCCAGAATACAGCCTGCTGACATCTCTATGCAGATAATATCTGCTGACTATGAATTATCAGGGTCTTCcgttctctcttttaaaaaaaccctggggcctttcctttctcaatCCCACTGAAACTCACCCcattcaccccatctcttcagcatttgaaagagatacaggcaaatgtaTGGCCAGTGGTCAGCAAAGATAAGAACATTGAAAAGGACCCTGCTAGATTAGGCCAAAAGTCTCCCAATCCAATATTTGTTTCACATGTGGCCAACCGtgaaatgatgggagctgtagtctaagaATGCATTGCCAACCTTCCTCACCCTCGTTCTgcagcagacctgcacaacttggcagtaggtaggggccaacaataaacttctttgggccgcagatagattttaattaattaattaataatattattaatatgaatcccatcctcctcttcctttgcccaGCCCTCTCTTCAATGGAAAGCCAAGTGGTGGAGGAGCCTCAGCTGTCCTCCTCCACCTGGACTTCGGAGAATGCTGAGCAGCGGAGGAGCCTTGTGGGGCAAGcattcactcttcctcctccttctctgcacGGACTTCTTctcaggaggaggctgagagTCAGGGAGtattgaagtcattccacatccttgcgggcctcccaaaatcctttggcgggccGCATATGGCCTCCGGCCCATATCTCCTGCATGCCTGTTGTACAGGATTGTTTTCTTCCAGAGCAGTGGGGTCCAAAAGAATGACGTAACAGTTGCTGTTTGCTGCTGTTTTAATATGCTTTCTAAACACCCTGAAGTAGAAGAAAGCAGCCAACATCTACACTGATCATAGCTTGCGATGCAAATCCAGCTTTCTCAGTGCCTCAAGTAAATATGAAACTCCTGGAATTCCCAGCCAGCTGCGAAATCTGTTTCCTTTCCTGGCCATATTCCAGTGGCCAAACGTTCTCATCAGTCTCATCCACAGAAAGTGTACACATGTGTCCAGTGGCTAACACCCGCCAGCCATGAATGTTGATTCACTCAAGTATTCTCAGCCATTGGCGTCCATTCAGGAAGCACCTGAAAGAGACCAAAAGATGACTAGCAAAACATCACATCCTctcttgttgcatgccttcaagttgtttgtcttTGTTGGTCTGTAACCGTAATAAAGATCCTATTCTATTCTGTTATTTGTGAGTTAACTAAGCTGACCCTGttcggttttcttggcaagctttgttcagagtcTGCTCTTTGCCGGCGTCccgtttgggaccatggcagtagCCCAGATCAGGACTGGGCTGTTCGGTTGCTGGGGTCTTGTACCAACCAGGgaagggcccaggaaggagacaTATTCCAATCCAATGTGGGTGGGACCAAGTATAATTCTTACTAACTGGAACATTTTCCAAGCACCATGTGTAAGTTTATGCTTGTCTACTCAGGAGCAGTCCCCAGAGCAACAGCTTCAGACGGTGCAAAGTATATCCGTTTACTGAAGACTTAAGCACAGAGCCAAAATATGTCAGACTGCTCAGCTCAGTTCTACCTTAAATAGGTCTAATCCAAGTAAAGCCAGCACTGCAAAAGCTTCCCAAGCAAAACACAGCTTGGTTATGTATAATAAATGAGTCTTTAAGGCAGTCCGTAATTTTGGGTGCGACAAGGATTCCCATTCAAGAGGGAATCAAATCTATTGGCAAGATGACATGCTACAAGTCATGAATGTGTTACTTGTGGGCAGCATATACGTAGCATTTGAAGAGCAGGAAGACATGAGCAAGAAAGAAAGGGCTGGTTTTTAAAGAAGGCGAAGACTGAAGCTGCTGCCAACAGTCATCTGACTGCCTTCATGTATACAGCAGAGAAGAATTTGGCACTGGCAGGCGGTTTGCACTAGCTGTTAGAAAACATTGCATTAATTTTAGGCAGTGCTTGGAAAGTTACCAGCACTAGTCATACTGTCAGGAAAGTAATTGTTACTTGTTAGAAGTGACATCTTGCACTCTTTCCTTGCATTTCTCATACTTGTTCATTAACATGTTACTTTGGGTGCAATGAGACCTTAGCATTGATAATGTATTGGGAATAGTGTCTGAAACTCTGAACATTGGcataacatttgtttaaaaaaatccttgtctAAGCCAACAAAAGTGGCCCCTTTGAGAATATTCTGCAACTGAAGGAATTGAACCATCGAGAAACCATTCAATtaatgcttcttcttcttctatgtcTGTTCTAGGTCCTCAGCCCTCCGTTCCTGATTTAGAAGGGGACCTTCTCTTCCTGTTGGACAGCTCTGGCAGTGTCTCTTTCTATGAGTTCTCCAGAGTcaaagagtttattgctgacttTCTCCATCCGTTCACTTTTGGGCCCCATGATGTCCAGACTGGTATTGTCCACATCAGCAGCATGCCCAGCCTTGAGTTCCCCTTTGACCGCTATCATTCCAGCGGGGCAGTTCAGCACGCTGTCCGCAACATCCAGCAGAAGATGGGAGACACCAACACAGGCAAAGCCCTCTCCTTCGCTAAGGAGAAGCTCTTCACAGATGAGGCTGGGGCCAGGGCCAATGTGCCCAAAGTGGTGGTTTGGGTGACTGACGGCTTCTCCACAGATGACATTTCCCAGCCCATGCAGCTGCTGAAGGACATGGGAGTCACTGTTTTCATTGTGAGCACTGGACGGGGGAACTACTTGGAACTTTCTGCTGCTGCCAGCCAGCCCCCTGAGAAGCACCTCCATTTTGTGGATGTGGATGACTTGACCATCATTACTAAGGAGCTCAGAGATGCCATCGCTGGTAATGTCACTGTTAATactaatacagtgcacctgtgttataCGCAGGTGCgttttacacagcttccagcatacactggaagccatgATGGAAGTAAGGGAGGTGCACaccagaggaaaacaatggtgcatgctcccGTGGCATGTGCCCCGTGCGCCACTGCTGCATCACCGccggcacaagccccattcatttgaatggggcttgagcatccacgctttttcccttacgtggggaggtccagaacagactcccgcgtaagggaagggcacactgtataggcACATCTCAGTTAAAGCTTCTGGCAAAGAAGCTCATTTATACAAAGTGTTGCTATTCCCTTCTAACCCTCCTCGCCTTTTCTTACTTGTTCTCTGTCTAACTAGGCATTTTTAGTAGCACTGGCATcaggaggatggtgaagaagggctggagaaatacTTTTGGTGCcaagttgcagcagcatgtctgtaatgaacaatgcaataaagtctgagcagggaagaaatgggattctactctagctgatcctaggcccttatcacacgacaTGAGCAAAATTTCAAGTTATCCCAGgggcaatgtgaaggcaatgcaggggcaatcctGGGGTTTCAATCAGGCACCATCCTAAACACAAccgggggtcattccagggttagttAAATCCTCTTTTCCCCCGAATTTACCTAATCCTGAGAAGGGTATATTCTATAAAGGAAGACACAGGGCCATTCTATCCATAGACGTCACTGGATggattgccaggtgaaataaaggACAGGGTTCCTGTCCCTGTAATGGTTTTATAAAGGGTAATTTAGGTGGGTATTTTTCCCTTTAAAGAGCCAAGAGTTCCTTTTTTTACTTGCCAATCCTAAAGGTATGAGCCCCATCATTTGGCCTGTCTTGCCAAGGTAGAATACAGACTGTAGTCTATAGCTTGAGTTATGTCCTCAACTGTCTCACAGGAATTCAGCTTCagagaatcaatcaatcaatcaatcaatcaatcaatagtttattcaatcattgaccagtataaaatataataaaaagataaatacTGAGATAATAGTATGATCAATACAGTACAGTTATCGGAACAAAAGTCAAGGGCAAAAGGGCAAAATCAGATCAAGCTTCTATCATCAATGGCTACAGCTTCAGAGAATGTATTTCAGGCTCTTCCACTTTGCAATTCATATTTTCCCATACGAAGTTTGCCTGCCTGTTCATTGCTCACAGTGCACTTCCttactccttttctccttttctctgggCATTGCCTTACAGCTGCAGTCCTGGATCTGCTAATAATTTGGAAATTCATGAGGGTTACTATGGAGTTGGGAAACTTTtccatctatatatatatatttggctcCCTTTTAATCTAGggaatgatttttattttatttttttaaatccttctcTCCATTTTGGAAGGTTGCTTAGCATTATTTTCCAAGTCTCTCCCAGCCAACATTATACATTATACTCCTAATAGCTATGTTGccaggggattgtgggagttgaaatccaataTCTAAATTGCCCACACTCCTTATGCACTACGCAAATATTTAACAGTGATGCTGGGGACAGCTGGATCTTGAATTTTAGTGCGCACTGTTAAAATAAAGACATTCCCCACTATCTATCCTCTGGATAAATTAGAAGTTAGGGATAAAATAGCCAGAGACTGGTGTCAAAAAGAAGGCCTGTCCCAGATAAAACAAGTCAATTGGAGCATATGGCTGCAGCCTCCAAAACATCTTTTCCCAACTTGGGGCTATCCAGATATTTCAAACTATAACTTCTCTCATCCATAGCCATTAGTTCTGATGCCTAGGCCAGGGAGCAGCAGTTGAGAGCAACTGGAGAGACCTGAAAAGGCTGCTACAGACCCTTCCATTTGCCATCCCTCATGGATCAATGCTGCTTTGTGATTCTGGGCTCTTCATCAGAGGTTAGATGCTTTCCACCCACAGGGAGAAGGCAACCATGTCCTGGAGCTCACATTGCAGGGTAACCCTCCTTCTATAATCTGTGTTTCCTTGAGCATAAAAAGCAACAGAGAAGAACCAGTAAGGCGTAGTGGGGAACATGTTGAACTCGATCTTGGGAAGTCCAGGTTCTAGTCTCACTTCTAGTCATCAAGGTCTTCAGGAGGCTCAGTCATTCTATTACAGCTTGGCCTATCTCATATGGTTACTGTAAGAATTAAAGCGCAGTAAAGCATGTGCAACAACATTTAAATATGAAGCATGGGACCCAGGCTGCAGGGCTGGGTGGGCAGAACCACCCAGAACTGGCAGCCTGGGAATATGCCCAGACATTGCTCTATGATATCATATCATATACGCGAGGTTTTCAAAGGCCCTTTTGTAGATGCACAGAGAGGCATTGTTCTCCAACTTGGCCCATCTTGCTTTGAAATTCCTTGCGAGTTGCCAGTTGCTTGCTGGAAACTTCTGCACCCGCAACCATCCCCACCTCCAGGGCCATCTTATCCAAGATAAGCAGATGTTGCAACCTTGCGCCAGACCCCTCTTGGATTGAGAGCTGCCTGTTCTTGTTTCATGGTAGAGGTGGCACAGAGACTTGTTATCCAAGTCACAACACTTTTTGCGAGGACATACGTGGATGGACCTTTCTGGTCTTCCTTTAGCTGCCCTTGGGGCGAAGagggagacatgaagaaatggAGCTGGTGGAGAGTCAGTGCTGGAGAACAACCAATAGCAAGGGTTGGGAATGTGTGGTCCTTCTGATCTGAGCTAGTGTAAGCAATGGGgtgggattatgggagttacaaGTCGACAACGTCTGTGAGCGAAGGACAAGATTACCCACATACCTTTCTCCTAAGTAGCAGGTCATAGAACTTGGGAAAGTatcaccacaattttaaaaggatgttgagaaactggagcatgtccaaaggagcatgaccaaaatggtgaagggtctggaaaccatgccctatgaggaacggctcagggagctgggtatgtttagcctggagaagagacagttaagaggtgatatgatagctttgtttaaatacttgaaggggtgtcatattgaggaggaagcaggttttgggaacaggacccagaacaatgggtgcaaactgcaggaaaagcgattccagctcaacattaggaggaacttcctgacagtaagggctgttcgacagtggaaggcTCTCCCTCgaagtgtattggagtctcctttcttggagatctttaaacagaggctggatggacatctgtcggggatgctttcatttagatttcctgcatggcagaatgaggttgaactggatggcccttgcggtctcttccaactctacgattctatgattctatggcctgttacagactgccaaaataaagctgcttcgggtctctttggaggtatgctatttaaatgatgcatgcatccgaagaatccggaagctgcaccaaagctgcactccagtgcttaggaatggagtgtggctttggcgcgatctccggactcttaggatccatgcatcattaaaatagcatacctccaaagagacccaaagtagctttattttggcagtctgtaacaggccttggctTCTATTTTAGACTACTGCTCCTAGAATTCCTCAATAGCAAGGGTTTTGgaagttgtccaaaaaagtaagatTTCTGAGCTCTGGAAGTAAAGCTGTTTTGGCATTTCTTAGCCTGGTTCCTCCCTTGTCCTGTAGTTTATGTGCTCTCTAGTTTTGATGAAGTGATTGGGAGTACTGGTATGCAGCACAGAAGAGAGATCAACAGACCAAGGGTCACCTTATCTCCTGCCACACTGGGAGATTTAAATGAAATGTGCAAGAATGTTGCCTTACACTTTGAGGGCCAGCCTTACCATTAAATAGGGAGAGGTAGGAAATTATCAACCAAGGCCAATTCAGCGATCATCCCAGTAATGAGGGCTGGGGAGCAACAGTTGCACTATAGTGCTTGCAGTTTTTTTAACTACCATACCCAGAATCCCCATCAGAGCGGCCCTAAAGCAAGCCCTGGTCTGTCCACAGATTTGCAATGTAAAATACATGAAACAAAGGGAAAGAGGataggaagggaaaggcaaacttGGGCATTAGATTTGTGTTTGTCTTGGAGGGCTTTCTAATGTTCCATGATTTATATTTTTCACTGCTtagagatatattttttttaaaaagaggagtgCTTTAGAAATATTTTGAACAAATAACATTTCTTCCAGGGATCATGCACGCTAAGCGTCTGCGAGCTACAGAGATTTCTTCAAACAGCTTCCGACTCATTTGGCCCCAGCTTCTGACGCGCGACACTGGATATTATGTTCTGGAGTATGCCCCAAATGGACACCCCAGGCAAAAATTGACCAAACAGATGCCCGGCGACCACACCAGCATCGTAGTGAACAACCTGGAGCCCCAAACCACTTACGAGGTTGCCCTCATCCCAGAGTCGAATGAGAGGTACATCCCTCCTCAAGTCACCAGGGTTGCCACTTTGGAAGGTAAGAATGGAGGCAGGATGAACTAGTAGTTGAGACTCTTATTAGCAGGCATACACTGAGATCCTACTATGCGCATGTGTTGCTCCGCACATGCAGGTCCAAGTACtcataccctccaatgtttcacagagtAAAACTTGACCTTTGTGGAAAGGCAACATCAGTGTAGTCAGGAAGAACCCattctaggagaggctgcagcagtttgcttttgcctacagGGAAAGGCACTATTCTACTGTCTAAATATTAGTTATGAACTTCATTGAtttgtaatgcttttatatttgtatttatattgtttattgattttgttttgtttaagtattGGTCAGGGAATTGGGAAGTGattatttgtatcttattgtattttctgtattgtacagtggaccttgtTATAGGTCCaagaccccccgtggataacaaaatccatggatgctcaagtcccattaaatataatgacatcgcaaaatggggtcccttataaaaaatggaaaatcaaggtttgatatttgaaatgtatactttttctgaacattttcaaaccgtgaatgcttgaatctgtgtacttgagcatccacggattttgttatccacgggggatcctggaaccaaaccccagcagataacaagggtccactgtatatgactGACACAGAATTTCATTTTAGTTAATTGTAgaatttgcattttcttttctccatttgaagcagggatctgttctgggcaAGAGTGAAATTGAGAGAGATTCATGTCTAGCACAGAAACTTGAAATCTGCCTTATAATacatgtaaaaaaatatatactcttttccctctccccatAGAAGTGATCAGCCCAGCTCGAGTCCTCATCTCAGAATCCAAACCCCACAGCGTTAGGGTCAGCTGGTCTCCAGTTCCAGAGAGTGTGGCCAGCTATCAGATCATGTATGGCCCTCTGCCTGGGAATGCCATCAAGATCGTGGAGGTGAAAGGGAGCCTGAACAGCACTGTCTTGGAGGATCTGCTGGCCAACACCACCTATCTGGTGACAGTCTCTGCCATTTATAAGTCGGGCAAAGAGAAAGCACTGTCGGCGAAAGCCTGCACTCAGGAAGGTTAGCATCCTTTCCAAATGTAGAGCAAGGCATACACACCATTTGAATGgttgctcaaaccattacaaaaaTGGAATGCTTGTTACATGGTTGGgggacaagcaacacctgctaaaatgCCCTCTTCTACACAAGCACTAAAGCTACAGgtatcctctccagttttcattctggcagccCTAGTTagcttcatcttctttttctaccaatggcttttccttttgtttcatgtttttataAGGTTGAGGGCAGGGACTGCCTTGTCATTAATCCTTGTTTTATGATTACTCCTTAGTCACATTGCAAGAGAGGGGGCTAAAAAGCTGTAAATCGGAGGTGGACaactgtggggggagggggggatcttACCCAGCCCTTGAGAAAATCAGTGactttacttatatcccaccagAGGACTGATAACATCCAATAGAAGGGATGCAGAGAAGAGATAAAGTCTCAGGGtattgaaaaattattttattcttgcaattagctattaaaataaaacagtcttTTTCAACACGCTGAAGCTTGTactacatctgtactgcagaagtaAGGCAGTTTGGCATGACTTTAATTCATCAATGCCATACAATTACAGGATTTGTTGTtctgtgagttatttagccttctctgatgccacaacaaactgcaaatcccagaattccatatgtgTCTGCAGGTGTGTCTGGGATGGAAGGGTGGGTCCCAAGAGGTCCTG includes the following:
- the VWA1 gene encoding von Willebrand factor A domain-containing protein 1; its protein translation is MDPEVLLLILCLPALLGERLLLHRGPQPSVPDLEGDLLFLLDSSGSVSFYEFSRVKEFIADFLHPFTFGPHDVQTGIVHISSMPSLEFPFDRYHSSGAVQHAVRNIQQKMGDTNTGKALSFAKEKLFTDEAGARANVPKVVVWVTDGFSTDDISQPMQLLKDMGVTVFIVSTGRGNYLELSAAASQPPEKHLHFVDVDDLTIITKELRDAIAGIMHAKRLRATEISSNSFRLIWPQLLTRDTGYYVLEYAPNGHPRQKLTKQMPGDHTSIVVNNLEPQTTYEVALIPESNERYIPPQVTRVATLEEVISPARVLISESKPHSVRVSWSPVPESVASYQIMYGPLPGNAIKIVEVKGSLNSTVLEDLLANTTYLVTVSAIYKSGKEKALSAKACTQEEYSKIKHLRFEDMSPTTVKASWDPADGNVVGYHIRCRRQAGPSTLLSVSPQIHSVLLSDLAAGSTNKVCVRPVYRNLLGTGLCRMIHMQPASLPRGYRHQQRV